In one Alnus glutinosa chromosome 12, dhAlnGlut1.1, whole genome shotgun sequence genomic region, the following are encoded:
- the LOC133851806 gene encoding acyl carrier protein 2, mitochondrial has protein sequence MAAAAARSALLNHLRLRVHVQAVPRNPSYTLSFNAIRRRFLSEEVRGSFLDKSEVADRVISVVKNFQKVDPSKVSPNAHFQNDLGLDSLDAVEIVMALEEEFGFEIPDNEADKINSINLAVDFIASHPQAK, from the exons atggcggcggcggcggcgagGAGCGCTTTGCTAAACCACCTCAGGCTGAGGGTGCACGTTCAGGCCGTGCCTCGAAACCCTAGTTACACGCTCTCCTTCAACGCGATACGGCGCCGTTTCCTCTCCGAGGAGGTCCGGGGCTCCTTCCTCGACAAATCCGAGGTCGCCGATCGGGTCATCTCCGTCGTCAAGAACTTCCAGAAGGTCGATCCTTCCAAG GTCTCACCAAATGCCCATTTTCAAAATGATCTTGGGTTAGATAGTTTAGATGCCGTGGAGATCGTGATGGCACTTGAAGAAGAGTTTGGGTTTGAGATCCCTGATAATGAAGCAGACAAGATCAACTCCATCAACCTTGCTGTTGACTTCATTGCTTCTCACCCTCAGGCAAAGTAG